In Sphaerodactylus townsendi isolate TG3544 linkage group LG13, MPM_Stown_v2.3, whole genome shotgun sequence, one DNA window encodes the following:
- the LOC125442796 gene encoding glycolipid transfer protein — protein MALLLDSEFKVLPADKQIETAPFLEAVSHLPPFFDCLGTPIMYAPVKADLSGNIKKIRAVYETNPEKFRTLQNILEAEKEMHGSAWPKVGATLALMWLKRGLKFIQVLMQSLCDGERDEDNPNLIRVNATKAYEMALQKYHGWILQKLFLGSVYALPYKSDLLKALEKGREVKEEETLEKIHQFLTKVTPILDAIYEMYTKMNAELNYKA, from the exons ATGGCGCTGCTGCTGGACTCCGAGTTCAAGGTGCTGCCGGCCGACAAGCAGATCGAGACCGCGCCCTTCCTGGAGGCCGTCTCCCACCTGCCGCCCTTCTTCG ATTGCTTGGGAACCCCGATCATGTACGCTCCTGTCAAAGCCGATCTATCAGGGAACATTAAG AAAATCCGGGCTGTTTACGAGACCAACCCAGAAAAGTTCAGAACGCTTCAGAACATCttggaagcagagaaggagatGCACGGCTCAGCCTGGCCAAAAGTGGGGGCCACTTTGGCACTCATGTGGCTGAAAAG GGGCCTCAAGTTCATCCAGGTGTTGATGCAGAGCCTCTGTGATGGCGAGAGGGACGAAGACAACCCCAATCTCATCCGGGTAAACGCCAccaaagcctatgagatggcccTGCAGAAGTACCACGGCTGGATCCTACAGAAGCTCTTCTTG GGCTCTGTGTACGCTCTCCCGTATAAATCGGATTTGCTGAAAGCCTTAGAGAAGGGCAGagaggtgaaggaggaggagacctTGGAGAAGATCCACCAGTTCCTAACAAAAGTGACGCCTATCCTAGATGCAATTTATGAGATGTACACCAAGATGAACGCTGAACTGAACTACAAGGCCTAA